A genome region from Glycine max cultivar Williams 82 chromosome 5, Glycine_max_v4.0, whole genome shotgun sequence includes the following:
- the LOC100796401 gene encoding ethanolamine-phosphate cytidylyltransferase, giving the protein MDYENNSWIWEGVNYYPRVFGGLMVTAALLGLSTSYFGGIGVPYLSLPCSWSNLGIFHKKKSGKRRIRVYMDGCFDLMHYGHANALRQAKALGDELVVGLVSDEEIVANKGPPVLSMEERLALVSGLKWVDEVITDAPYAITEQFLNRLFHEYKIDYVIHGDDPCLLPDGTDAYAAAKKAGRYKQIKRTEGVSSTDIVGRILSSLRDQKNCDDHNGTEVKPQEENQSQASHIAQFLPTSRRIVQFSNGKGPGPNSRIVYIDGAFDLFHAGHVEILKRARELGDFLLVGIHSDETVSEHRGNHYPIMHLHERSLSVLACRYVDEVIIGSPWEITNDMITTFNISVVVHGTVSEKSLNCELDPYEIPKSMGIFRLLESPKDITTATVAQRIMANHEAYVKRNAKKTRSEQRYYEEKKYVSGD; this is encoded by the exons ATGGATTATGAAAACAACAGTTGGATTTGGGAGGGGGTAAACTACTACCCGCGTGTGTTTGGTGGTCTAATGGTTACAGCAGCCTTGCTGGGCTTGTCAACCAGCTACTTTGGTGGGATTGGGGTTCCATATTTGTCACTGCCATGTTCCTGGTCTAATTTGGGGATTTTTCACAAGAAGAAATCGGGGAAGAGGCGCATTCGGGTGTACATGGATGGCTGTTTTGATCTGATGCATTATGGCCATGCCAATGCACTCAGGCAAGCCAAGGCTCTAGGAGATGAACTGGTTGTGGGTCTTGTGAGTGATGAGGAGATCGTGGCCAATAAAGGGCCACCCGTTTTGTCCATGGAGGAGAG GCTGGCCCTTGTCAGTGGATTGAAGTGGGTGGATGAGGTCATAACTGATGCTCCTTATGCAATTACCGAGCAATTCTTGAATCGTCTCTTTCATGAATACAAGATTGACTATGTCATACATGGCGATGATCCTTGCCTGCTTCCAGATGGAACAGATGCATATGCTGCAGCAAAGAAAGCTGGTCGTTACAAGCAAATTAAACGTACTGAAGGAGTTTCCAGTACAGATATCGTAG GAAGAATACTGTCTTCTTTAAGAGATCAAAAAAATTGTGACGATCATAATGGCACTGAGGTAAAACCTCAAGAAGAAAACCAGTCACAGGCTTCCCACATAGCCCAATTCCTACCAACTTCTCGACGTATTGTCCAGTTTTCAAATGGCAAG GGTCCTGGACCAAATTCACGTATTGTATACATTGATGGAGCATTTGATCTCTTCCATGCAGGCCATGTTGAG ATACTTAAGAGGGCTAGGGAGCTTGGAGACTTTCTTCTAGTTGGTATCCACTCAGATGAGACAGTGAG TGAGCATAGAGGAAATCACTATCCAATTATGCATCTGCATGAGCGTAGCCTTAGTGTGTTAGCTTGCCGTTATGTTGATGAAGTTATTATTGGTTCACCTTGGGAAATTACAAACGATATG ATCACCACTTTCAATATCTCAGTAGTTGTGCATGGTACTGTTTCTGAGAAGTCATTAAAT TGTGAACTAGATCCATATGAGATCCCTAAGAGCATGGGAATATTCCGCTTGCTCGAAAGCCCAAAAGATATTACTACTGCCACAGTTGCCCAAAGGATAATGGCTAATCATGAAGCTTATGTG AAACGCAATGCTAAGAAAACTAGGAGTGAGCAGAGATActatgaagagaaaaaatacGTCTCTGGAGACTAG
- the LOC100796930 gene encoding uncharacterized protein LOC100796930 has product MALHRLLKRKGGVDELNDDFPLASPATKIRRLDAELPPILEEDEPLPNEERALVLFKPLVHSPSSFSLTLDSDLMKGIRNNQYLWSKQCERVTELESREEENDDELALVPWVPSPSYQFSAVDDSLNTNVELMEADEMGEGEGVGSMMMDIEQEDDTDTDTDTDAKTSTSSIHYPTTHDGITEGFQQHCLLPKLPHNTSTPITWTR; this is encoded by the exons ATGGCGCTGCACCGGTTACTGAAGAGGAAAGGAGGCGTCGATGAACTTAACGACGATTTCCCTCTCGCTTCTCCGGCAACCAAGATTCGCCGTCTC GACGCTGAGTTGCCGCCAATTTTGGAAGAGGACGAACCGTTACCTAACGAGGAGAGAGCTCTCGTTCTCTTCAAGCCTCTCGTCCATTCCccttcctctttctctctcactctcgATTCTGACCTTATGAAAGGAATTAGGAACA ATCAATATCTGTGGTCCAAACAATGTGAGCGCGTGACAGAGTTAGAATCACGTGAGGAGGAAAATGATGATGAATTGGCTCTTGTGCCTTGGGTACCTTCACCTTCTTACCAGTTCTCCGCTGTTGATGATTCTCTCAACACAAATGTCGAGTTGATGGAAGCTGATGAAATGGGAGAAGGAGAAGGTGTGGGATCCATGATGATGGATATTGAACAAGAAGATGACACTGACACTGACACTGACACTGACGCTAAAACTTCAACATCAAGCATTCACTACCCAACGACACACGATGGAATAACAGAGGGGTTCCAGCAACACTGCTTGTTACCAAAGCTTCCTCACAACACCTCAACTCCCATTACATGGACCCGCtga
- the LOC100801719 gene encoding isoamylase 1, chloroplastic isoform X1, translated as MLVASIKLALSLTGVFGQNGMGSIETRCASLSRVQMALLELLLNAFVGVLIYIRGGGRKPWHSINFICAHDGFTLADLVTYNNKNNLSNGEDNNDGENHNNSWNCGQEGEFVSTSVKKLRKPQMRNFFLSLMVSQGVPMIYMGDEYGHTKGGNNNTYCHDNYLNYFRWDKKEESSSDFFRFCRLMTKFHRLSEGRNLHCFEYESFTFQSYLAGLSWIQMGASCRHQQAFTI; from the exons ATGCTGGTGGCCTCTATCAAGTTGGCACTTTCCCTCACTGGGGTATTTGGTCAGAATGGAATGGGAAG TATAGAGACACGGTGCGCCAGTTTATCAAGGGTACAGATGGCTTTGCTGGAGCTTTTGCTGAATGCCTTTGTGGGAGTCCTAATTTATATCAGG GGAGGAGGAAGAAAACCATGGCATAGTATTAACTTTATATGTGCTCATGATGGGTTCACTCTAGCTGATTTGGTGACCTATAACAACAAGAATAATTTGTCAAATGGAGAAGACAATAATGATGgagaaaatcataataatagCTGGAACTGCGGACAG GAGGGGGAGTTTGTCAGTACCTCAGTGAAGAAATTGAGGAAACCACAAATgcgaaatttttttctttctctcatgGTTTCCCAG GGAGTTCCAATGATATATATGGGCGATGAATATGGACACACAAAAGGGGGAAATAACAATACCTATTGCCACGATAATTAT CTTAATTACTTCCGATGGGACAAAAAGGAAGAATCCTCATCAGACTTCTTCAGATTTTGTCGCCTTATGACTAAGTTCCACCG ACTCAGTGAAGGGAGAAATTTACATTGCTTTGAATATGAGTCATTTACCTTTCAGAGTTACCTTGCCGGATTGTCCTGGATACAGATGGGAGCCTCTTGTAGACACCAGCAAGCCTTCACCATATGA
- the LOC100801719 gene encoding isoamylase 1, chloroplastic isoform X2 encodes MLVASIKLALSLTGVFGQNGMGSIETRCASLSRVQMALLELLLNAFVGVLIYIRGGGRKPWHSINFICAHDGFTLADLVTYNNKNNLSNGEDNNDGENHNNSWNCGQEGEFVSTSVKKLRKPQMRNFFLSLMVSQGVPMIYMGDEYGHTKGGNNNTYCHDNYLNYFRWDKKEESSSDFFRFCRLMTKFHR; translated from the exons ATGCTGGTGGCCTCTATCAAGTTGGCACTTTCCCTCACTGGGGTATTTGGTCAGAATGGAATGGGAAG TATAGAGACACGGTGCGCCAGTTTATCAAGGGTACAGATGGCTTTGCTGGAGCTTTTGCTGAATGCCTTTGTGGGAGTCCTAATTTATATCAGG GGAGGAGGAAGAAAACCATGGCATAGTATTAACTTTATATGTGCTCATGATGGGTTCACTCTAGCTGATTTGGTGACCTATAACAACAAGAATAATTTGTCAAATGGAGAAGACAATAATGATGgagaaaatcataataatagCTGGAACTGCGGACAG GAGGGGGAGTTTGTCAGTACCTCAGTGAAGAAATTGAGGAAACCACAAATgcgaaatttttttctttctctcatgGTTTCCCAG GGAGTTCCAATGATATATATGGGCGATGAATATGGACACACAAAAGGGGGAAATAACAATACCTATTGCCACGATAATTAT CTTAATTACTTCCGATGGGACAAAAAGGAAGAATCCTCATCAGACTTCTTCAGATTTTGTCGCCTTATGACTAAGTTCCACCG GTAG
- the LOC100797463 gene encoding indole-3-acetic acid-induced protein ARG7, with the protein MAGAMGMKVDKIRQIVRLKQLMTRWKHISLRRRSSDEPSAVRRPPSGFIFVYVGPERTRFAIPARFLNLALFEGLLKQTEEEFGLRGNGGLVLPCQVPFFSNVVKYLHKDEHKYGSLSLQDFVNMLSASSSDSCKENVAVFAPLLQKAEV; encoded by the coding sequence ATGGCGGGTGCGATGGGTATGAAGGTCGACAAGATTCGCCAAATCGTGCGTCTCAAGCAGCTGATGACTCGCTGGAAGCACATCAGCCTCCGCCGCCGCTCCTCCGACGAGCCCTCCGCCGTGCGACGCCCTCCCTCCGGCTTCATCTTCGTGTACGTGGGCCCCGAACGCACTCGCTTCGCCATCCCCGCGCGCTTCCTCAACCTTGCTCTCTTCGAGGGCCTCCTCAAACAAACCGAAGAAGAGTTCGGACTCCGAGGTAACGGCGGTTTGGTCCTCCCTTGCCAAGTCCCGTTCTTCTCTAACGTCGTCAAGTACCTCCACAAGGACGAACACAAGTACGGAAGTCTCTCTCTTCAAGACTTCGTTAACATGCTTTCCGCCTCCTCCTCCGATTCCTGTAAGGAAAACGTCGCCGTTTTTGCTCCTCTGCTCCAGAAAGCAGAGGTTTGA
- the LOC100795881 gene encoding galacturonokinase, producing the protein MASRCWPSDAELNELRERVSKIVDLNKEEVRVVVSPYRICPLGAHIDHQGGTVAAMTINKGILLGFAPSGSNQVVIRSGQFEGEVKFRVDEIQQPKDKSLDKDSSELQEQCNWGRYARGAVYALQSRGNNLSKGIIGYICGSEGLDSSGLSSSAAVGVACLMALQYANDLVISPTENIDYDRLIENEYLGLKNGIMDQSAILLSSHGCLMCMNCKTKDYKLVYRPKVLEYNESGEPKATRILLALSGLKQALMNNPGYNKRVAECREAAQILLEASGDYKTEPILSNVDPEVYEAHKHKLEPDLAKRAEHYFSENMRVLKGVEAWAMGRLNDFGMLITASGRSSIQNYECGCEPLIQLYEILLRAPGVLGARFSGAGFRGCCLAFVEADLATEAASFVRSEYLKVQPELASQISKDTAVLICESGDCARVI; encoded by the exons ATGGCTTCGCGGTGCTGGCCTTCTGATGCTGAG CTAAATGAATTGAGAGAGAGAGTTTCGAAAATAGTGGATCTGAATAAAGAGGAAGTTCGAGTTGTGGTATCTCCCTATCGAATATGTCCTTTGGGGGCACACATTGATCATCAG GGTGGGACCGTTGCAGCTATGACAATCAATAAGGGAATACTTCTGGGGTTTGCTCCTTCTGGCAGTAATCAG GTTGTAATTCGTTCTGGACAGTTTGAGGGAGAAGTTAAGTTCAG AGTTGATGAGATTCAGCAGCCAAAAGATAAGAGTTTGGACAAAGATTCATCAGAGCTACAGGAACAATGTAACTGGGGGCGTTATGCTAGAGGAGCCGTATATGCACTACAGAGTAGAGGAAACAATCTTTCTAAG GGTATCATTGGATACATATGTGGTTCTGAAGGTCTGGACAGTTCGGGTTTAAGCTCTTCTGCTGCA GTTGGAGTAGCTTGCCTCATGGCTTTGCAATATGCAAATGATTTAGTAATATCTCCCACAGAAAATATTGATTATGATAG GTTGATTGAGAACGAATATTTGGGTCTGAAAAATGGCATAATGGACCAATCAGCTATATTACTTTCAAGCCATGGTTGTTTGATGTGCATGAATTGCAAG ACCAAAGATTATAAGCTTGTTTACCGACCAAAGGTTCTAGAATACAACGAGAGTGGGGAACCAAAAGCAACCAGAATATTGTTGGCACTTTCAGGGTTGAAGCAAGCTTTGATGAATAACCCTGGATATAACAAGCGAGTTGCAGAGTGTCGAGAGGCTGCACAAATTCTTCTTga AGCATCTGGAGATTACAAAACAGAGCCCATCCTATCTAATG TTGATCCAGAAGTATATGAGGCTCACAAG CACAAATTAGAACCTGATCTAGCCAAAAGAGCAGAGCATTATTTCTCTGAGAATATGCGAGTTTTGAAAG GAGTTGAGGCTTGGGCGATGGGCAGGTTAAATGATTTTGGAATGCTTATTACAGCTTCTGGTCGGAGTTCCATTCAAAATTATGAATGTG GTTGTGAACCACTGATTCAACTGTATGAGATCCTTTTGAGGGCTCCCGGTGTATTGGGAGCGCGCTTCAGTGGTGCTGGGTTTAGAGGGTGTTGCCTTGCATTTGTGGAGGCTGACCTTGCAACTGAAGCTGCATCATTTGTCAGGAGTGAATATCTCAAGGTACAGCCAGAGTTAGCAAGCCAAATAAGCAAAGACACTGCAGTTTTGATATGTGAATCTGGTGATTGTGCACgtgtaatttaa